One window of Cystobacter fuscus DSM 2262 genomic DNA carries:
- a CDS encoding DUF4956 domain-containing protein, whose product MPPLEMLTRTDVSDPHELFIPEALLRFSLALVLGALLAYRPWRRWMPSAPVMPQETAHTQLLIAVAGAVMTTVIGDSMSRAFGLVGLGGFIRFRSGIKDTRDAAVMFVLIGVGMSCGLGAFRVAICATGFLGAVLVALDLTAQRRPQWVKLSLSVEDLGAALPPLRALHPDARMLALEQVPASRAGTAVFELALPERMDGFQLLEGLRGALPGVRSASIDEP is encoded by the coding sequence ATGCCACCGCTTGAAATGCTGACGCGCACGGACGTGTCGGATCCCCACGAGCTGTTCATCCCCGAGGCCCTGCTGCGCTTCAGCCTCGCCCTGGTGCTCGGCGCGCTCCTGGCCTACCGGCCCTGGCGCCGGTGGATGCCGTCCGCCCCCGTGATGCCCCAGGAGACCGCGCATACCCAATTGCTCATCGCCGTGGCCGGCGCGGTGATGACGACGGTGATTGGAGACAGCATGTCGCGCGCCTTCGGACTGGTGGGGCTCGGCGGCTTCATCCGCTTCCGCTCGGGCATCAAGGACACGCGCGACGCGGCCGTCATGTTCGTGCTCATCGGCGTGGGCATGTCCTGTGGCCTCGGCGCCTTCCGGGTGGCCATCTGCGCCACCGGATTCCTCGGCGCCGTCCTCGTCGCGCTGGACCTGACGGCACAGCGCCGCCCCCAGTGGGTCAAGCTGTCGCTGAGCGTGGAGGACCTGGGAGCCGCCCTGCCCCCGCTGCGGGCCCTGCACCCCGACGCACGCATGCTCGCGCTCGAACAAGTGCCGGCGTCCCGGGCAGGCACCGCCGTCTTCGAGCTCGCCCTGCCGGAGCGGATGGATGGTTTCCAGTTGCTCGAGGGACTGCGCGGCGCGCTTCCCGGCGTGAGGAGTGCCTCCATCGACGAGCCGTGA
- the tmk gene encoding dTMP kinase, whose translation MLIVFEGIDGSGKTTLSNRVARELRQAGLRVRHVREDGKLASPVSEGLRLFTKNPLHLALTPMAELLLYSARETQLLEEVTRPALAEYEVVIADRFLYTAEVLARWGRGLPEHAVRPVVDACTRGLRPERVFLIDVDPAIARARRRISKLLAPDTGVPSSRKGLAGAGMQTRLRAGYRALAAESPEQWTLIENTDVTLEALVTQLTQEVLRMVRGGEPGTPSSTPRAPTPPRSADEARARFLERVDRWMEEEPGLAAWFLSGLEGADIDERRERLATRCPELIAHGLSGLTDASAWDLRARLEQAAPVQVLGSLKALAAESPQAWALRERWEQRAPEAVAASLDGLGSEQAWAMRERLHGRFPEPVVTSLTRLGDARAWVLRERWLSQRGGQAALDQEKVARIACRSIRGVDDAPAWDWRERAWEVAPDAVLRTLEGLDSERAWALREQHAGRASRLVLESLRGLNNPRAWALRESFGVSCEEALESFEGMDGATAWRLRQALADTWPAATVKSMGPLASSARGQELISRLLTDHPRDFALLRQAARVAAHPGQERRHATA comes from the coding sequence ATGCTGATCGTATTCGAGGGAATCGATGGCTCCGGCAAGACGACGCTGTCCAACCGCGTGGCGCGGGAGCTGCGCCAGGCGGGGCTGCGCGTGCGGCACGTGCGCGAGGACGGCAAGCTGGCCTCGCCCGTGTCCGAGGGACTGCGACTCTTCACCAAGAATCCCCTCCACCTCGCGCTCACCCCCATGGCGGAGCTGCTCCTCTACTCCGCCCGCGAGACCCAGTTGCTGGAGGAGGTGACGCGCCCGGCGCTCGCCGAGTACGAGGTCGTCATCGCCGACCGCTTCCTCTACACCGCCGAGGTGCTCGCCCGGTGGGGACGGGGTCTGCCCGAGCACGCGGTGCGCCCCGTCGTGGACGCCTGCACCCGGGGACTGCGGCCCGAGCGCGTCTTCCTCATCGACGTGGACCCGGCCATCGCGCGCGCCCGCCGCCGCATCTCGAAGCTGCTCGCGCCCGACACGGGGGTGCCCTCCTCACGCAAGGGGCTCGCCGGAGCGGGCATGCAGACCCGGCTGCGCGCCGGCTACCGGGCGCTCGCCGCGGAGTCGCCCGAGCAATGGACCCTCATCGAGAACACGGACGTGACGCTCGAGGCGCTCGTCACCCAGCTCACCCAGGAGGTGCTGCGGATGGTGCGCGGGGGCGAGCCGGGCACCCCATCTTCCACCCCTCGTGCCCCGACTCCGCCCCGCTCCGCCGACGAGGCCCGGGCGCGATTTCTCGAGCGGGTGGACCGGTGGATGGAGGAAGAACCAGGACTGGCCGCCTGGTTCCTCTCGGGCCTGGAAGGCGCGGACATCGACGAGCGCCGTGAGCGGCTGGCCACGCGCTGCCCCGAGCTCATCGCCCATGGCCTCTCCGGCCTCACCGACGCGAGCGCGTGGGACCTGCGGGCCCGCCTGGAGCAAGCCGCGCCCGTGCAGGTGCTCGGCTCGCTCAAGGCGCTGGCCGCGGAGTCCCCCCAGGCGTGGGCGCTCCGGGAGCGGTGGGAACAGAGGGCGCCCGAGGCCGTCGCCGCCTCCCTGGATGGGCTCGGCTCGGAACAGGCGTGGGCGATGCGCGAGCGCCTCCACGGGAGGTTTCCGGAGCCCGTGGTCACCTCGCTCACGAGGCTCGGCGACGCGCGGGCCTGGGTGCTGCGCGAGCGCTGGCTGTCGCAGCGGGGAGGTCAGGCGGCGCTCGACCAGGAGAAGGTGGCGCGCATCGCCTGCCGGTCCATCCGGGGCGTGGATGACGCACCCGCCTGGGATTGGCGGGAACGGGCATGGGAGGTGGCGCCGGATGCCGTGCTGCGCACCCTGGAGGGACTCGACAGCGAGCGGGCGTGGGCCTTGCGCGAACAGCACGCGGGGCGGGCCTCGCGGCTCGTCCTCGAGTCCCTGCGGGGGTTGAACAACCCTCGGGCCTGGGCCCTGCGCGAGTCCTTCGGTGTCTCCTGCGAGGAGGCCCTGGAGTCCTTCGAGGGGATGGACGGAGCCACGGCATGGCGGCTGCGCCAGGCGCTGGCGGACACGTGGCCAGCGGCCACGGTGAAGAGCATGGGGCCCCTGGCCTCGAGTGCGCGGGGACAGGAGCTCATCTCCCGGCTGCTCACGGACCATCCCCGGGATTTCGCCCTGTTGCGGCAGGCGGCGCGGGTGGCGGCACACCCTGGACAGGAGCGGCGTCATGCCACCGCTTGA